One genomic segment of Misgurnus anguillicaudatus chromosome 25, ASM2758022v2, whole genome shotgun sequence includes these proteins:
- the LOC129425885 gene encoding uncharacterized protein, which yields MSNEFCKILNNSKSIKGPTTRYILQTTKLTEQTLLRKERIGEKDDTKPCKIILLVGETGTGKTTLINAMVNYIMGVRWEHRIWLEISDVLDGKSQTAAVTVYEIFARDSPFSLTIIDTPGFGNTQGREKDKLIAEALQQLFRSIDGIHEIHTVCLVLKASESRLHERQRYIQDEIMSLFGKNLEQNIIILLSNSYENVPQKMLHFIKASKIPCAKTKDDQPVYFKFDNCQSECYDDEDRESYKSSWDQGIENFKKFFDYLNGINPISLNMTEDVLKTRKQLDTSVNNLKDRIMLAELRKTELKQTKAALMKCENYREEQNNFQYEVDEVYKEEVLINASWWHLSKQATRCLECKENCHYPGCWWVKDLSWCSVMTEAGNCTVCSRKCHHTKHVKDEKIYKIMSQKVRRTREDLKKRYEEEFGEKQSWMCTLEDEITQMEEEKLRLVEESYQCLKKLMENALKSTSMSCFIHLDFMIEKIKETGNQERVQKLEELKTRALEENNGM from the coding sequence ATGTCAAATGAGTTCTGTAAAATTCTTAATAACAGTAAATCAATAAAAGGACCCACCACAAGATATATACTCCAAACAACAAAGCTAACTGAGCAAACGTTACTGAGAAAAGAAAGAATTGGAGAAAAGGATGATACAAAACCTTGTAAGATCATACTGCTGGTTGGAGAAACAGGAACAGGAAAGACCACTCTCATCAATGCAATGGTCAATTACATCATGGGTGTCAGATGGGAGCACAGAATTTGGCTGGAGATCAGTGATGTTCTTGATGGTAAATCTCAAACAGCAGCAGTCACAGTTTATGAGATTTTTGCACGAGACAGTCCATTCTCCCTCACCATTATTGACACACCTGGATTTGGTAACACACAGGGCCGTGAAAAAGACAAACTCATCGCTGAAGCTTTACAGCAGTTGTTTAGATCCATAGATGGGATTCATGAAATTCATACAGTGTGTCTTGTGCTAAAGGCATCAGAGTCTCGACTCCATGAGAGACAACGATACATTCAAGATGAAATTATGTCATTGTTTGGAAAGAATTTAGAACAAAATATCATTAtactcctctcaaactcttaTGAAAATGTCCCCCAAAAAATGCTTCATTTCATTAAAGCATCCAAAATTCCATGTGCAAAAACGAAAGATGATcaacctgtttattttaaatttgataaCTGTCAGAGTGAATGTTATGATGATGAAGACAGAGAGAGTTACAAATCATCATGGGATCAAGGAATTGAAAACTTCAAGAAGTTCTTTGATTATCTAAATGGGATAAACCCGATAAGTTTAAATATGACTGAGGATGTGCTGAAAACCCGAAAACAACTTGATACCAGTGTCAATAATTTAAAGGATCGAATCATGCTGGCAGAACTCAGAAAAACAGAACTTAAGCAAACAAAAGCAGCTTTGATGAAATGTGAAAATTATAGAGAGGAACAGAATAACTTTCAATATGAAGTTGATGAAGTCTATAAAGAAGAGGTTTTAATAAATGCATCATGGTGGCACTTAAGCAAACAAGCAACTCGCTGCCTTGAATGTAAAGAGAACTGTCACTATCCAGGATGCTGGTGGGTCAAAGATCTCTCATGGTGTAGTGTGATGACAGAGGCTGGAAACTGCACAGTCTGCAGTAGAAAGTGTCACCACACTAAACACGTGAaagatgaaaaaatatataaaataatgtcaCAAAAAGTCAGAAGAACACGTGAGGATCTGAAAAAGAGATATGAAGAAGAATTTGGAGAAAAACAGAGTTGGATGTGCACACTAGAGGATGAGATAACACAGATGGAGGAAGAGAAGCTCAGGCTTGTTGAAGAGAGTTATCAGTGTTTGAAGAAATTGAtggaaaatgcattaaaatctACCAGCATGTCCTGTTTCATACATCTGGATTTCATGATTGAGAAAATTAAAGAAACTGGAAATCAAGAAAGAGTTCAGAAACTTGAGGAACTTAAAACAAGAGCTCTGGAGGAAAACAATGGTATGTGA
- the LOC129425747 gene encoding uncharacterized protein, which produces MTVTILVARTILRRSRQNEEDCGKETRVAEALQQLFRSEDGIHEIHAVCLVLKATDVRLHDRQLYILDEILSLFGKDIEKHIVLLFTHSSQKNLPKKVFHFIKDSGIKCAIKENGEPIYFHFNNCQSECCDDEDRESYKSTWHCGIENFEQFFDYLNGINPISLNMTEDVLKTRKQLDASVHNLKDRIRLAELRKKELEQTKEALMKCENYREEKNNFQYEVDEVYKEEVLINTSWCSLSKKATRCTVCEENCHYPGCWWVKDLSWCSVMTEAGKCTVCSGKCDHTKHVKDEKIYDIKTRKVTRTNEDLKKRYEEEFGEKQSVMCRLENEITQMEREKIRLVEECYQCLKKLIETALKSTSMSCFIHLDFMIEKIKETGNQERVQKLEELKTKALEENKGLIKKLYNKLLQKTNLTV; this is translated from the exons ATGACCGTCACTATCCTTGTCGCTCGGACCATTCTGAGGCGCTCAAG GCAGAACGAAG AAGACTGTGGTAAGGAAACACGCGTTGCTGAAGCTTTACAGCAGTTGTTCAGATCTGAAGATGGGATTCATGAAATTCATGCAGTGTGTCTTGTGCTGAAGGCCACAGATGTTCGACTCCATGACAGACAGCTGTATATTCTGGATGAAATTCTTTCATTATTTGGAAAAGATATAGAAAAACACATCGTACTACTGTTCACACATAGTAGTCAAAAAAATCTCCCAAAAAAGGTCTTTCATTTCATCAAAGACTCTGGAATTAAATGTGCAATAAAGGAAAATGGTGAAcctatttattttcattttaacaacTGTCAGAGTGAATGTTGTGATGATGAAGATAGAGAAAGTTACAAATCAACATGGCATTGTGGAATTGAAAACTTCGAGCAGTTCTTTGATTATCTGAATGGGATAAACCCCATAAGTTTAAATATGACTGAGGATGTGCTGAAAACCCGAAAGCAACTGGATGCCAGTGTCCATAATTTAAAGGATCGAATCAGACTGGCAGAACTCAGAAAAAAGGAACTTGAGCAAACAAAAGAAGCTTTAATGAAATGTGAAAATTATAGAGAGGAAAAGAATAACTTTCAATATGAAGTTGATGAAGTCTATAAAGAAGAGGTTTTAATAAATACATCATGGTGCAGCTTAAGCAAAAAAGCAACCCGCTGCACTGTGTGTGAAGAGAACTGTCACTATCCAGGATGCTGGTGGGTCAAAGATCTCTCATGGTGTAGTGTGATGACAGAGGCTGGAAAGTGCACAGTCTGCAGTGGGAAGTGTGACCACACTAAACATGTGAAAGATGAGAAAATCTATGACATTAAGACACGAAAAGTCACAAGAACAAACGAGGATCTAAAAAAGAGATATGAAGAAGAATTTGGAGAAAAACAGAGTGTAATGTGCAGACTAGAGAATGAGATAACGcagatggagagagagaaaatcagACTTGTGGAAGAATGTTATCAGTGTTTAAAGAAATTAAtagaaactgcattaaaatctACCAGCATGTCCTGTTTCATACATCTGGATTTCATGATTGAGAAAATTAAAGAAACTGGAAATCAAGAAAGAGTTCAGAAACTTGAGGAACTTAAAACAAAAGCTCTGGAGGAAAACAAGGGACTAATTAAAAAactatataataaattattgcaaaaaacaaaTCTCACAGTTTAG
- the LOC129425883 gene encoding uncharacterized protein has product MTNELSKILKNSISKEGPTTRYILNTTKIAEQNLLRKERIGEKNDERPHKIILLVGETGTGKTTLINAMVNYIMGVKWEDRIWLEISDVLDGKSQTAAVTVYEIFARESPFSLTIIDTPGFGNTQGREKDKLIAEALQQLFRSEDGIHEIDAVCLVLKASESRLHERQRYIQDEIMSLFGKNLNQNIIILLTNSNENIPKKLLHFIKASKIPCAKMKDDQPVYFKFDNCQSECCDEEDRESYKSSWNQGIENFKLFFDYLNGVIPISLNMTEGVLRARKQLNENVNNLKKKLSELLEQKRKAEQTKKALETLEEYRRTMNNFEYTDLEFYEDAVNIELSWWHLWWAIRCTQCQENCTYPGYWWFTFLFWFRVMTWRNCTVCSGKCHYTKHVKDDKIYDIVSRKVKKTEENMKEKYEKDFREQQSLMCRLENKIKQTDAERIRLVEECYQCLEKLMETALKFTSMSTYKHLDFMIEKVKETGKQERVQKLEELQIRAEEENKGLIKNVS; this is encoded by the coding sequence ATGACGAATGAGCTCAGTAAAATTCTTAAAAACAGTATATCAAAAGAAGGACCCACTACAAGATATATACTCAACACAACAAAAATCGCTGAGCAGAATTTACTGAGAAAAGAGAGGATTGGAGAAAAAAATGATGAAAGACCTCATAAGATCATACTGCTGGTTGGAGAAACAGGAACCGGGAAGACCACTCTCATCAATGCAATGGTCAATTACATCATGGGTGTCAAATGGGAAGACAGAATTTGGCTGGAGATCAGTGATGTTCTTGATGGAAAATCACAGACAGCAGCAGTCACAGTTTATGAGATTTTTGCACGAGAAAGTCCATTCTCCCTCACCATTATTGACACACCTGGATTTGGTAACACACAGGGCCGTGAAAAAGACAAACTCATTGCTGAAGCTTTACAGCAGTTGTTCAGATCTGAGGATGGGATTCATGAGATTGATGCAGTGTGTCTTGTGCTGAAGGCATCAGAGTCTCGACTCCATGAGAGACAGCGATATATTCAAGATGAAATTATGTCATTATTTGGAAAAAACCTAAATCAAAACATCATAATACTCCTCACAAACTCTAATGAAAATATCCCCAAAAAATTGCTTCATTTCATTAAAGCATCCAAAATTCCATGTGCAAAAATGAAAGATGATcaacctgtttattttaaatttgacaACTGTCAGAGTGAATGTTGTGATGAGGAAGATAGAGAGAGTTATAAATCATCATGGAATCAAGGGATTGAAAACTTCAAGTTGTTCTTTGATTATCTGAATGGAGTGATTCCGATAAGTTTAAATATGACTGAAGGTGTGCTGAGAGCACGAAAACAACTAAACGAAAATGTGaacaacttaaagaaaaaactttCAGAGCTTTTGGAACAGAAAAGGAAGGCTGAGCAAACAAAAAAGGCTTTGGAGACATTAGAAGAATACAGAAGAACAATGAACAACTTTGAATATACAGATCTTGAATTCTATGAAGATGCGGTTAATATAGAGTTATCATGGTGGCACTTGTGGTGGGCGATCCGCTGCACTCAGTGTCAAGAGAACTGCACATATCCAGGATATTGGTGGTTCACATTTCTCTTCTGGTTTCGTGTGATGACATGGCGAAACTGCACAGTCTGCAGTGGGAAGTGTCACTACACTAAACATGTAAaagatgataaaatatatgaCATTGTTAGCAGGAAGGTAAAGAAAACGGAGGAAAACATGAAAGAGAAATATGAAAAGGATTTTAGGGAACAGCAGAGTTTGATGTGCAGACTGGAGAATAAAATAAAGCAGACTGATGCAGAGAGGATCAGGCTTGTTGAAGAGTGTTATCAGTGTTTAGAGAAATTAAtggaaactgcattaaaattcACCAGCATGTCCACTTACAAACATCTGGACTTCATGATTGAGAAAGTGAAAGAAACTGGAAAACAAGAAAGAGTTCAGAAACTTGAGGAACTTCAAATAAGAGCTGAAGAGGAAAACAAGGGactaattaaaaatgtttcatag